A genomic region of Xiphophorus maculatus strain JP 163 A unplaced genomic scaffold, X_maculatus-5.0-male Unplaced_Scaffold_BN000058F, whole genome shotgun sequence contains the following coding sequences:
- the LOC102231110 gene encoding charged multivesicular body protein 7 isoform X1 → MSGTSEMSLPPEWNDDERMNFMFSEFKENRDVNTTDWDSKMDFWTALIMRSCRRRGSVIVNLQDLNKTFQRKEKTPLGLSTVIQTMARCGKIQRESEFAASVDWGGFPGVWGLLLVKPLKWTFSTLLGSNRVPLEESFVVIELVKEKAAELLKVYRSSDFSSCSIISFQELCTLASNICADESTLCMALLQLQKDKLVIVSLHEGEKIVKFCQPGQDRVSPVSDVDIGIYQLQRSEKLLEERVQKLSLEADRCKEEARILLRDGKKTQALRCLRGRKRVEKRADSLFAKLETIRGILERIAQSQTDKMVMQAYQAGVSALRMSLKDVTVERAESLVDQIQELCDTQDEVNQTISSGVTAAVDEDMDELEKELKALLDESEPDVNTSGLPAVPKNRLGPAGEQILSPLPDVPRGHLHVTADALEEELNRLTLSETGSPQRKATSPERRAEAAQ, encoded by the exons ATGTCTGGCACGTCGGAAATGAGCCTGCCACCCGAGTGGAACGACGACGAGCGGATGAACTTTATGTTCTCCGAGTTCAAGGAGAACCGGGACGTGAACACCACGGACTGGGACAGTAAGATGGACTTCTGGACAGCTCTCATCATGCGGAGCTGCAGGCGGCGCGGCTCCGTGATTGTCAACCTACAGGACCTCAACAAAACCTtccaaaggaaagagaaaacacCGCTGGGCCTTTCGACTGTAATccagaccatggccagg TGTGGGAAGATCCAAAGAGAGTCTGAGTTCGCCGCCAGCGTGGACTGGGGTGGGTTTCCTGGAGTGTGGGGATTGCTGCTGGTGAAGCCACTCAAGTGGACCTTCTCCACGCTTCTGGGCAGCAACAGAGTTCCTCTGGAGGAGTCTTTCGTTGTTATCGAGCTAGTGAAG GAGAAAGCCGCGGAACTGCTAAAGGTCTACCGAAGCAGTGACTTTTCAAGCTGCTCCATCATCTCATTTCAAGAGCTGTGCACTCTCGCTTCCAACATCTGCGCTGATGAAAGCACCCTGTGCAtggctctgctgcagctgcagaaggaCAAGCTGGTCATAGTTTCCTTGCACGAGGGAGAGaag aTTGTGAAGTTTTGTCAGCCAGGACAGGATCGTGTGTCTCCGGTTAGTGACGTAGACATTGGGATCTACCAGCTGCAGCGCAGCGAGAAACTTCTGGAAGAGCGTGTGCAGAAACTGAGCCTGGAGGCTGACAG gTGCAAAGAGGAAGCAAGAATTCTGCTGCGAGACGGGAAGAAAACACAG GCGCTGAGGTGTTTGAGAGGCCGGAAGAGAGTGGAGAAGAGAGCAGACAGCTTGTTCGCCAAGCTGGAGACCATCAGGGGAATCCTGGAACGAATAGCGCAGTCGCAAACCGATAAGATG GTTATGCAAGCCTACCAGGCTGGAGTGTCTGCTCTGAGGATGTCGCTTAAAGATGTGACTGTGGAGCGCGCCGAGAGCCTGGTGGATCAGATCCAGGAG TTATGCGACACGCAAGATGAGGTGAATCAAACCATTTCCAGTGGTGTAACTGCTGCAG TAGATGAAGACATGGACGAGTTGGAGAAGGAGCTGAAAGCATTGCTGGATGAGTCAGAGCCAGATGTGAACACATCAGGTCTACCTGCAGTCCCAAAGAACCGCCTGGGTCCCGCCGGTGAGCAGATCCTCAGTCCTCTGCCTGACGTACCCCGCGGCCACTTGCATGTTACTGCTGACGCGCTAGAGGAGGAACTGAATCGGTTAACCTTATCAGAAACAG GATCTCCACAGAGGAAGGCAACGTCACcagagaggagagcagaggcCGCTCAGTGA
- the LOC102231110 gene encoding charged multivesicular body protein 7 isoform X2, translated as MSGTSEMSLPPEWNDDERMNFMFSEFKENRDVNTTDWDSKMDFWTALIMRSCRRRGSVIVNLQDLNKTFQRKEKTPLGLSTVIQTMARCGKIQRESEFAASVDWGGFPGVWGLLLVKPLKWTFSTLLGSNRVPLEESFVVIELVKEKAAELLKVYRSSDFSSCSIISFQELCTLASNICADESTLCMALLQLQKDKLVIVSLHEGEKIVKFCQPGQDRVSPVSDVDIGIYQLQRSEKLLEERVQKLSLEADRCKEEARILLRDGKKTQALRCLRGRKRVEKRADSLFAKLETIRGILERIAQSQTDKMVMQAYQAGVSALRMSLKDVTVERAESLVDQIQELCDTQDEVNQTISSGVTAADEDMDELEKELKALLDESEPDVNTSGLPAVPKNRLGPAGEQILSPLPDVPRGHLHVTADALEEELNRLTLSETGSPQRKATSPERRAEAAQ; from the exons ATGTCTGGCACGTCGGAAATGAGCCTGCCACCCGAGTGGAACGACGACGAGCGGATGAACTTTATGTTCTCCGAGTTCAAGGAGAACCGGGACGTGAACACCACGGACTGGGACAGTAAGATGGACTTCTGGACAGCTCTCATCATGCGGAGCTGCAGGCGGCGCGGCTCCGTGATTGTCAACCTACAGGACCTCAACAAAACCTtccaaaggaaagagaaaacacCGCTGGGCCTTTCGACTGTAATccagaccatggccagg TGTGGGAAGATCCAAAGAGAGTCTGAGTTCGCCGCCAGCGTGGACTGGGGTGGGTTTCCTGGAGTGTGGGGATTGCTGCTGGTGAAGCCACTCAAGTGGACCTTCTCCACGCTTCTGGGCAGCAACAGAGTTCCTCTGGAGGAGTCTTTCGTTGTTATCGAGCTAGTGAAG GAGAAAGCCGCGGAACTGCTAAAGGTCTACCGAAGCAGTGACTTTTCAAGCTGCTCCATCATCTCATTTCAAGAGCTGTGCACTCTCGCTTCCAACATCTGCGCTGATGAAAGCACCCTGTGCAtggctctgctgcagctgcagaaggaCAAGCTGGTCATAGTTTCCTTGCACGAGGGAGAGaag aTTGTGAAGTTTTGTCAGCCAGGACAGGATCGTGTGTCTCCGGTTAGTGACGTAGACATTGGGATCTACCAGCTGCAGCGCAGCGAGAAACTTCTGGAAGAGCGTGTGCAGAAACTGAGCCTGGAGGCTGACAG gTGCAAAGAGGAAGCAAGAATTCTGCTGCGAGACGGGAAGAAAACACAG GCGCTGAGGTGTTTGAGAGGCCGGAAGAGAGTGGAGAAGAGAGCAGACAGCTTGTTCGCCAAGCTGGAGACCATCAGGGGAATCCTGGAACGAATAGCGCAGTCGCAAACCGATAAGATG GTTATGCAAGCCTACCAGGCTGGAGTGTCTGCTCTGAGGATGTCGCTTAAAGATGTGACTGTGGAGCGCGCCGAGAGCCTGGTGGATCAGATCCAGGAG TTATGCGACACGCAAGATGAGGTGAATCAAACCATTTCCAGTGGTGTAACTGCTGCAG ATGAAGACATGGACGAGTTGGAGAAGGAGCTGAAAGCATTGCTGGATGAGTCAGAGCCAGATGTGAACACATCAGGTCTACCTGCAGTCCCAAAGAACCGCCTGGGTCCCGCCGGTGAGCAGATCCTCAGTCCTCTGCCTGACGTACCCCGCGGCCACTTGCATGTTACTGCTGACGCGCTAGAGGAGGAACTGAATCGGTTAACCTTATCAGAAACAG GATCTCCACAGAGGAAGGCAACGTCACcagagaggagagcagaggcCGCTCAGTGA
- the LOC111605756 gene encoding coiled-coil domain-containing protein 92-like encodes MASANVTLENQLHSAQKNLLFLQQDHANTLKGLHAEIRRLQQQCTDLTYELTVRSSDPSDSSEERCRELQRRCEELEAQLKKKEEENTELLRDLEQKNAMISVLENTIKEREKKYLEELKMKSHKLAVLSGELEQRASTIAYLTSQLHATKKKLLAGSSSEASPNVSPISSYKPTPPPAKDRQPETPRRRMKKSLSQPLHPELTEVYRLGPDGRRVVLREPVDAMPDPTPFLQAARESPDAQQVVRERPSVIPPIASDRSPIPPLGAAASPRHSPARERQHRAHVGVAHRIPHGTPPLAPPQAELETLAVDQVNEDKVLQKRSEADRTV; translated from the exons ATGGCCTCAGCAAACGTAACTCTGGAGAATCAGCTGCACAGTGCTCAGAAAAACCTgctttttctgcagcaggaccATGCTAACACACTAAAGGGGCTACATGCAGAGATCCGCCGACTACAGCAGCAATGCACAG atttgaCATATGAGCTCACCGTGAGAAGCTCCGATCCATCAG ACAGCAGCGAGGAACGATGCAGGGAGCTGCAAAGGAGGTGTGAGGAGCTGGAGGCCCAACTTaaaaagaaggaggaggagaacacCGAGCTGCTCCGGGACCTGGAGCAAAAGAACGCCATGATTTCGGTCCTGGAAAACACCATCAAAGAGCGGGAGAAGAAGTACCTGGAGGAGCTTAAGATGAAGAGCCACAAGCTGGCCGTGTTGTCTGGGGAGCTGGAGCAGAGGGCAAGTACCATCGCTTACCTCACCTCGCAGCTTCACGCCACTAAGAAGAAGCTTTTGGCCGGAAGTTCCTCCGAGGCGAGTCCCAACGTCAGTCCCATCAGCTCCTACAAGCCGACGCCTCCCCCCGCCAAGGACAGGCAGCCTGAAACCCCGCGTCGCCGGATGAAGAAGAGCCTCTCCCAGCCTCTTCACCCGGAGCTAACGGAGGTGTACCGCCTGGGCCCGGACGGCAGGCGGGTTGTCCTGCGAGAGCCGGTCGACGCCATGCCTGACCCGACGCCGTTCTTGCAGGCAGCCCGGGAGTCTCCCGACGCGCAGCAGGTAGTGCGTGAGCGCCCCTCAGTCATCCCTCCCATCGCCTCCGACCGCTCCCCCATCCCTCCCCTGGGCGCCGCGGCCAGCCCCCGACACAGCCCGGCTCGGGAGCGCCAGCACAGGGCCCACGTGGGCGTGGCGCACCGCATCCCGCACGGCACCCCTCCTCTCGCCCCGCCGCAGGCCGAGCTGGAGACGCTGGCAGTGGACCAGGTCAACGAGGACAAGGTTCTGCAGAAGCGCTCGGAAGCCGATAGGACAGTTTAA